A window of Sphingobacterium sp. lm-10 contains these coding sequences:
- a CDS encoding SDR family oxidoreductase: MANIIITGASSGVGFEAVLDLTAKKENKVIALARSADKLRKLHEISTSLNPDGGTLYPAQFDIVYDDYLDSLIPFISSKFDQVDILINNAGTLVNKPFLETSAEDFAQVLQTNLLAHAKMIQHIVPMMKAGSHIVNIGSMGGVQGSSKFPGLAAYSASKGALAILTECLAEEFKPLEISVNCLALGSAQTEMFEEAFPGIQAGTLAFEMGRYIAEFAQTGNKYFNGKVLPVANTTP, from the coding sequence ATGGCGAATATCATTATTACTGGAGCGAGTAGCGGCGTAGGCTTTGAAGCGGTATTGGATCTTACTGCAAAGAAGGAAAACAAGGTTATTGCATTAGCACGGTCCGCGGATAAGTTGCGGAAGTTACACGAAATATCGACCTCACTCAACCCCGATGGCGGCACATTGTATCCTGCACAGTTTGATATCGTATACGACGATTACCTGGACTCACTGATCCCTTTCATTTCTTCTAAATTTGATCAAGTGGACATTCTGATCAACAATGCAGGTACGTTAGTGAACAAACCTTTTTTGGAAACTTCCGCAGAAGACTTTGCTCAAGTGCTACAAACCAATTTGCTGGCACATGCAAAGATGATTCAACACATCGTGCCAATGATGAAAGCGGGTAGCCACATCGTGAACATCGGCAGTATGGGCGGTGTGCAAGGCTCCTCAAAATTCCCAGGTTTAGCAGCTTATTCCGCAAGCAAAGGCGCCCTAGCGATATTGACGGAGTGCTTGGCGGAAGAATTTAAACCATTGGAGATATCTGTAAACTGTCTCGCTCTGGGGTCTGCACAAACAGAAATGTTTGAAGAGGCGTTTCCAGGTATTCAGGCGGGTACGTTGGCCTTCGAGATGGGTAGATACATTGCTGAATTTGCACAGACAGGAAATAAGTATTTCAATGGCAAAGTATTACCAGTAGCTAATACAACACCGTAA
- the gmd gene encoding GDP-mannose 4,6-dehydratase: MHQKVALITGVTGQDGAYLSEFLLKKGYIVHGLKRRSSLFNTDRIDHLYQDPHAEHRNLILHYGDLTDSTNLIRVIQETQPDEIYNLAAQSHVKVSFDTPEYTANADGIGVLRVMEAVRLLGMVKKTKIYQASTSELYGLVQEVPQSETTPFYPRSPYAVAKMYAYWITVNYREAYGMFACNGILFNHESPVRGETFVTRKITRAAAKIALGLQDKLFLGNLSAQRDWGHAKDYVEAMWLILQQEKPEDYVIATGITTSVRDFVRLSFSELGIEVEFSGKGVAEKGVVIDRDQDRMKELGIDADHIKLGQTVVKVDPAYFRPTEVDLLVGDPHKAKSQLNWHPKYGLNELVQEMVQSDLQLMRKDAYLKKGGFDTLNYFE; encoded by the coding sequence ATGCATCAAAAAGTAGCGTTAATTACGGGTGTAACTGGTCAGGATGGGGCTTACCTTTCCGAGTTTTTACTGAAGAAAGGATATATCGTACATGGATTGAAGCGACGAAGTTCGCTTTTCAATACAGATCGTATAGATCACCTCTATCAAGATCCCCATGCAGAGCATCGTAATCTAATTCTTCACTATGGAGATCTAACGGATTCCACGAATTTAATTCGTGTCATCCAAGAAACACAGCCCGATGAGATCTATAATCTCGCCGCGCAATCTCACGTTAAAGTTAGTTTTGATACTCCAGAATATACCGCAAATGCAGACGGCATTGGTGTACTACGAGTTATGGAGGCCGTCCGTCTATTGGGAATGGTCAAAAAAACAAAAATATACCAAGCTTCTACATCCGAATTATACGGTTTGGTACAAGAGGTTCCACAAAGTGAAACTACACCCTTTTACCCCAGAAGTCCTTATGCTGTCGCCAAAATGTATGCTTATTGGATTACGGTCAATTACCGCGAAGCCTACGGTATGTTTGCATGCAATGGTATTTTATTTAATCATGAAAGCCCTGTACGTGGTGAAACCTTTGTGACTCGAAAAATAACAAGAGCAGCCGCGAAGATTGCTTTAGGACTACAGGATAAACTCTTCTTAGGAAATCTGTCTGCGCAGCGCGACTGGGGGCATGCCAAGGATTATGTCGAGGCGATGTGGCTCATCTTGCAGCAGGAGAAGCCAGAAGATTATGTAATTGCAACAGGTATAACCACTAGTGTACGCGATTTTGTTCGTCTTAGTTTTTCTGAATTAGGAATTGAAGTCGAGTTCAGTGGTAAAGGTGTTGCAGAGAAAGGTGTGGTGATAGACCGGGATCAAGATCGGATGAAGGAATTGGGGATCGATGCAGATCATATCAAACTTGGACAAACAGTGGTAAAAGTAGATCCTGCGTACTTCCGACCTACCGAAGTAGACCTTTTGGTTGGCGATCCACATAAAGCAAAAAGCCAATTAAACTGGCATCCAAAATATGGGTTGAACGAATTGGTGCAGGAGATGGTGCAGTCAGATCTGCAGCTCATGCGCAAAGACGCCTACCTCAAGAAAGGTGGCTTTGATACATTGAACTATTTTGAATAA
- a CDS encoding ATP-binding protein encodes MGNRVLLLLSIIMLLLFATALIIHGTITEADMLAINTETVSKNIHKKEKVIEELFADSLALKTFENVERYPKQALDMTKSYLDDELVLFYVYKKNVPIFWSSNLIVPPSDRPFIQDATFINTEPRSYIVKKKDIGQDMSVMAIILVRRAFNHSNPYLTNRFYKNIIASDNLEIAQYSDNEIVRNVYSKGGTYLFSVKFKEGKYHNVYLTIQLLSWVLGSIILLSLINRVCITFAKKGYAWASAFAMAAVLVFLKWISLQADWLSATSSMELFDPRYYAYNPFLPNLWEFIITTVSAAWLIFYIRSIQVYLADQNPFKRDFQALLLAGLALSSIYLLSNLLLEHLSTLVTHTPSVNMDFTNILGFSHYSWINVFLFCINIILLLLYIDFAIGQVRTMLGNLTTEINMQLITLILFLFISALFFEQAVYYNLLVGGVLFIRSYTRHKNTQYSFFNIVIVLLSISLLSSFIYHKSIRTVKQREMDLTLQHLEAENDLNAISIFVEMERNMAADSTIMRQLLRDAVTNHQSQLLNSHIKSRYLGGYLSRYEHQFYYYIDELPLEEYDNDKMTEYREKVINYAVRVPQTEHFYRVRSELGTHEYFFQMDVPIDEASNAQIFINLKNYAYSPSLPYPEFLVDNKVDLIREHYSSDAAFALYKDRVLLTQNGNYVYPAQDTQFPAGLHKTMELPDDKGFYHMMLRPDIHTTIVVSKPNFDISQSLAIISFLFISLFIVYLLALMIQYLTTVAFRRSFSWRTLQYQFILLRNKLRYSTRIQTIVIFTVILAILISGTIAFFTIRKQLETSNLALQESYSKEVSHKLENLLSDSEKKAWTEDAVQRIQEINEFSNLDANIYDKRGMLVYSSQPRIFESGLVSQYINPDAYNELNVIKKTNVTLTERIGDFSFNSSYSTIRNEDNNSVAFVNIPNYAAKKEEIRNSNLLLNSLLNIYTVIILIAGFIAVSVSRLITRPLLMIGEKMAETTVSGKDNEPLYWERDDEIGALVKAYNLMLVKMDQNTKQLMNAEREYAWREMARQVAHEIKNPLTPMKLGIQQLMRSFNEHDPRFEDRFKRFSDSFVEQIDSLSKIAVEFSNFAKLPDTELVNIDILEKVREVVTFFNSSMNTNILIANKTGRDKLHVLGDKDQILRSFNNLIKNAIEASRGRKRHAIKISLSLLENDLLKIAIADNGLGVPADVIPKIFQPNFTTKSSGTGLGLAFVKKTVESMQGKISFTTAENVGTTFTIILPMDSADQ; translated from the coding sequence ATGGGAAATAGAGTTCTTCTTTTGCTGTCTATCATTATGTTGTTGCTTTTCGCCACGGCATTGATTATACATGGCACCATCACAGAAGCAGATATGTTGGCGATCAACACGGAGACCGTCTCTAAAAACATTCACAAAAAAGAGAAAGTTATAGAGGAATTATTTGCAGACTCTCTGGCACTGAAAACTTTTGAAAATGTGGAGCGATACCCAAAACAGGCGCTTGACATGACTAAAAGCTATCTGGATGACGAGCTTGTTTTATTTTACGTCTATAAAAAAAATGTACCTATATTCTGGAGTTCCAATTTAATAGTACCGCCGAGTGACCGTCCTTTTATACAGGATGCTACTTTTATTAACACGGAGCCGCGTTCGTACATTGTGAAGAAAAAAGATATTGGTCAGGATATGTCTGTTATGGCCATTATACTTGTTAGGCGGGCATTTAATCATTCTAATCCCTACCTTACCAATCGTTTTTACAAAAACATTATTGCTTCGGATAATCTGGAGATCGCACAGTACAGTGATAATGAAATTGTGCGGAATGTTTATAGTAAAGGGGGCACATACTTATTTTCGGTCAAATTTAAAGAGGGTAAGTATCACAATGTGTACCTTACTATTCAGCTGCTTTCGTGGGTTTTAGGCTCAATTATATTGCTTTCCCTTATTAACAGGGTATGCATTACGTTCGCAAAAAAGGGCTACGCCTGGGCATCGGCATTTGCTATGGCAGCCGTGCTCGTATTCCTTAAGTGGATTTCTTTACAAGCAGACTGGCTTTCAGCCACCTCTAGCATGGAGCTGTTTGATCCAAGATACTATGCTTATAATCCATTTCTACCAAACTTATGGGAATTCATTATCACGACAGTGAGTGCCGCATGGCTAATCTTCTACATCCGTAGTATACAGGTGTACCTTGCAGATCAAAATCCATTTAAACGCGACTTTCAAGCATTATTGCTGGCAGGACTAGCTCTATCTAGCATTTACCTACTCAGTAATTTGTTGCTCGAGCATCTTAGCACCTTGGTCACGCATACGCCTAGCGTCAATATGGACTTTACCAACATTCTGGGTTTTAGTCACTATAGCTGGATAAATGTCTTTCTATTCTGCATCAACATTATTCTACTGCTCCTGTATATTGATTTTGCCATTGGACAAGTACGTACGATGTTGGGTAATCTCACGACAGAAATCAATATGCAACTGATTACGTTGATTCTGTTTCTCTTTATCAGCGCCTTGTTTTTTGAACAGGCAGTATACTACAATCTCCTAGTTGGTGGGGTACTATTTATCCGCTCTTATACACGCCACAAAAACACGCAGTATTCCTTTTTTAATATCGTGATTGTTTTACTATCTATCTCTCTCTTGTCCTCTTTTATCTATCATAAAAGTATTCGGACCGTAAAACAGAGAGAGATGGATTTGACATTGCAACATTTGGAGGCCGAAAATGACCTAAATGCGATATCCATATTTGTTGAGATGGAAAGAAATATGGCAGCAGATTCTACGATCATGCGTCAATTACTTCGCGATGCTGTAACGAACCATCAATCACAATTACTCAATAGCCATATTAAATCTCGGTACTTGGGCGGGTATCTTTCACGATACGAGCATCAATTTTATTATTATATCGACGAACTACCATTAGAGGAATACGATAATGATAAGATGACAGAATACCGCGAAAAGGTGATTAACTATGCAGTGCGCGTGCCACAAACAGAGCATTTTTATCGTGTTCGTAGTGAGCTGGGCACACACGAGTATTTTTTCCAGATGGACGTTCCGATAGATGAGGCTTCTAACGCACAGATCTTCATCAACCTAAAAAATTATGCCTATAGCCCATCACTGCCCTACCCGGAGTTTCTGGTAGACAACAAGGTCGATCTTATCCGGGAGCATTACTCCAGTGATGCCGCATTTGCGTTGTACAAAGATCGTGTTCTGCTCACGCAAAATGGTAACTATGTATACCCTGCTCAGGATACGCAATTTCCGGCTGGCTTGCACAAAACTATGGAACTTCCGGACGACAAAGGCTTCTATCATATGATGCTGCGTCCGGACATACATACGACCATCGTCGTTAGCAAGCCTAATTTTGATATTTCGCAATCTTTGGCGATCATATCCTTCCTGTTTATTTCCTTATTTATTGTATACCTGCTGGCACTAATGATTCAATATCTCACGACAGTAGCATTTCGAAGGTCTTTTAGTTGGCGTACATTACAATATCAATTCATCTTATTGCGCAACAAATTGCGGTACAGTACCCGAATACAGACCATCGTCATTTTTACCGTGATCTTAGCTATCCTGATATCTGGTACCATTGCTTTCTTCACGATCCGGAAACAATTAGAGACGAGTAATCTTGCATTACAAGAAAGCTATAGTAAAGAGGTCTCTCACAAACTCGAAAACCTGCTGTCTGATTCGGAGAAGAAGGCTTGGACGGAAGATGCTGTACAGCGGATACAAGAGATTAATGAATTCTCTAACTTGGATGCTAATATTTACGACAAACGTGGTATGCTGGTATACTCTTCTCAGCCTAGAATATTCGAGTCAGGACTAGTCTCTCAATACATTAATCCCGATGCGTACAATGAGCTAAATGTAATTAAGAAAACGAATGTAACATTGACCGAGAGAATTGGTGACTTCTCGTTTAACTCCAGCTATTCTACGATTAGAAATGAGGATAATAATTCTGTCGCATTTGTCAACATTCCAAATTACGCAGCAAAAAAAGAAGAGATCAGAAACAGTAATTTGTTGCTCAATTCTTTGCTTAATATCTATACCGTTATTATCCTTATTGCCGGTTTCATCGCGGTATCGGTATCTCGTTTGATCACCAGACCATTATTGATGATTGGCGAAAAGATGGCTGAAACAACGGTCAGTGGTAAGGATAATGAACCGCTCTACTGGGAGCGTGATGACGAGATCGGCGCTTTAGTAAAAGCGTATAATCTCATGTTGGTAAAAATGGATCAGAACACAAAGCAGCTAATGAATGCTGAGCGGGAGTATGCTTGGAGAGAGATGGCCAGGCAGGTAGCTCATGAAATCAAGAATCCACTCACGCCGATGAAATTAGGGATACAGCAGCTGATGCGCTCTTTCAATGAGCATGATCCACGATTTGAAGATCGTTTCAAAAGGTTTTCTGATTCATTTGTAGAGCAGATTGATAGCCTGTCGAAAATTGCCGTGGAGTTTTCAAATTTTGCGAAACTACCCGACACAGAATTGGTCAACATTGACATATTAGAGAAGGTTCGAGAAGTCGTTACATTTTTCAATAGCTCAATGAATACCAACATACTCATCGCCAATAAGACTGGTCGCGACAAGCTTCACGTATTGGGTGATAAGGATCAAATCTTACGTAGTTTTAACAACTTGATAAAAAATGCAATTGAGGCTTCTCGCGGACGTAAAAGACATGCAATCAAGATCAGTTTATCTCTGCTGGAGAACGACTTGTTGAAAATTGCTATTGCAGATAATGGCCTGGGAGTACCAGCTGATGTAATCCCAAAGATTTTTCAGCCAAACTTTACTACGAAAAGCTCTGGAACGGGATTAGGACTGGCATTTGTCAAGAAAACGGTAGAATCTATGCAGGGTAAGATTTCATTCACTACCGCAGAGAATGTGGGCACTACATTTACAATCATCTTACCGATGGACAGCGCTGATCAATAA
- a CDS encoding succinate dehydrogenase/fumarate reductase iron-sulfur subunit, translating into MNLTLKVWRQKNIQDKGQFVTYQAKDIADDMSFLEMLDIVNDDLTRKGEDPVYFDHDCREGICGMCSLVINGRPHGPEYGTTTCQLHMRSFHDGQTIVIEPWRAAAFPVLKDLAVDRTSFERIQQAGGYVNVNTGGVPDANAIAIPKRIADEAFESATCIGCGACVAACKNASAMLFVSAKISQFALVPQGQTERYERAQSMVDQMDAEGFGNCTNTGACEAECPVGIKMTNIARMNREYYTAKLFREEDVHN; encoded by the coding sequence ATGAATTTAACGCTAAAAGTTTGGCGTCAGAAAAACATACAGGATAAGGGGCAGTTTGTGACCTATCAAGCCAAAGATATTGCAGACGATATGTCTTTTCTAGAAATGCTAGATATCGTCAACGATGATCTTACACGCAAAGGAGAAGACCCGGTATATTTTGATCACGATTGCCGTGAGGGTATCTGTGGTATGTGTTCATTAGTGATTAATGGACGTCCGCACGGGCCAGAATATGGCACCACGACCTGTCAATTACATATGCGTTCATTCCACGATGGACAGACTATCGTGATCGAGCCTTGGAGAGCAGCAGCTTTCCCAGTATTAAAAGATTTGGCAGTAGATCGTACTTCTTTCGAGCGTATACAGCAAGCTGGTGGTTATGTGAACGTGAACACAGGTGGTGTACCAGATGCGAATGCGATCGCTATTCCTAAGCGTATCGCTGATGAAGCCTTTGAATCGGCTACGTGTATCGGATGTGGTGCATGTGTGGCTGCTTGTAAAAATGCTTCTGCGATGTTGTTTGTTTCCGCTAAAATATCTCAGTTTGCGTTAGTACCACAAGGCCAGACGGAGCGCTACGAACGTGCACAAAGTATGGTCGATCAGATGGATGCCGAAGGATTCGGAAACTGTACGAATACTGGTGCTTGTGAGGCTGAATGTCCTGTAGGAATCAAAATGACAAATATTGCTCGTATGAATAGAGAATATTATACCGCTAAGTTGTTCCGCGAAGAAGACGTACACAACTAG
- a CDS encoding fumarate reductase/succinate dehydrogenase flavoprotein subunit, whose product MLDSKVPAGPLAEKWSKHKFNMKLVNPANKRKFTIIVVGTGLAGASAAASLAELGYNVKTFCYQDSPRRAHSIAAQGGINAAKNYQNDGDSVYRLFYDTIKGGDYRAREANVYRLAEVSVNIIDQCVAQGVPFAREYGGLLDNRSFGGSQVSRTFYARGQTGQQLLLGAYSALNRQIQKGKVTSYTRHEMLDLVKIDGHARGIVTRDMISGKIETHEGHAVLLCTGGYGNVFFLSTNAMGCNVTAAWRAHKRGAYFANPCYTQIHPTCIPVTGDHQSKLTLMSESLRNDGRVWVPKTREISAKLRKGELHPAEIKEDDRDYFLERKYPSFGNLVPRDVASRNAKEAVDDERGVGKSGVAVFLDFTDAINRLGEDTVRAKYGNLFDMYHKITDENPYKQPMRIYPAVHYTMGGVWVDYNLMTTVPGLYALGECNFSDHGANRLGASALMQGLSDGYFVIPFTVGDYLANLGSFAPVDKNHPAFEQTRQEVEGKVAALLALRGTKTVDDIHKELGKIMWEYCGMARTAEGLTKAKAMIQELRKDFWQNANVLGKNEELNLSLEKAGRVADFLELGELMVDDALDRNESCGGHFRLESQTDEGEAMRNDEEYTYVSAWQYTADNQPEVLHKEDLVFENVKLTQRSYK is encoded by the coding sequence ATGTTAGATTCTAAAGTACCTGCTGGCCCATTAGCTGAAAAATGGTCCAAACATAAATTCAACATGAAGCTGGTCAATCCGGCCAACAAACGTAAATTCACGATTATCGTCGTAGGTACGGGTTTGGCAGGTGCTTCGGCAGCTGCTTCTTTAGCCGAGCTGGGCTATAATGTAAAAACATTTTGTTACCAGGATTCTCCACGTCGTGCGCACTCTATTGCGGCGCAAGGTGGTATCAACGCGGCGAAAAACTATCAGAATGATGGTGACTCCGTTTACCGCTTATTTTACGACACCATCAAAGGAGGAGATTACCGTGCTCGCGAAGCAAACGTATACCGTTTGGCGGAAGTTTCTGTTAATATTATCGATCAGTGTGTGGCGCAAGGTGTACCTTTTGCCCGTGAGTATGGTGGCCTTTTGGATAACCGTTCTTTTGGAGGATCACAAGTGTCGCGTACATTTTACGCTCGTGGACAAACGGGACAACAATTGCTTTTGGGCGCATACTCTGCATTGAACCGTCAGATTCAAAAAGGAAAAGTAACTTCCTATACCCGTCACGAAATGCTCGACTTGGTAAAAATAGACGGACATGCACGCGGTATTGTAACCCGTGATATGATTTCTGGCAAAATCGAGACCCACGAAGGACATGCAGTATTGTTGTGTACTGGTGGTTATGGAAACGTATTTTTTCTATCGACCAATGCGATGGGCTGTAATGTAACCGCAGCTTGGCGGGCACACAAACGAGGTGCTTACTTTGCAAACCCATGTTATACGCAAATTCACCCTACTTGTATCCCGGTAACGGGCGACCACCAATCGAAGCTGACCTTAATGTCTGAATCTCTTCGTAATGATGGCCGTGTTTGGGTTCCTAAAACAAGAGAAATCTCGGCAAAGCTTCGCAAAGGTGAGTTGCACCCAGCTGAAATTAAAGAAGACGACAGAGATTACTTCTTAGAGCGTAAATATCCATCTTTCGGTAACTTGGTACCACGTGACGTAGCTTCTCGTAATGCCAAAGAAGCAGTAGATGATGAGCGCGGTGTTGGTAAATCCGGTGTTGCTGTATTCTTAGATTTCACAGATGCTATTAACCGCTTAGGTGAGGATACGGTGCGTGCTAAATATGGTAACTTGTTTGACATGTACCACAAAATCACAGACGAAAACCCATACAAACAGCCGATGCGTATTTATCCAGCGGTTCACTATACTATGGGCGGTGTTTGGGTAGATTACAACTTGATGACGACTGTACCTGGTTTGTACGCTTTAGGAGAATGTAACTTCTCTGATCACGGGGCTAACCGCTTAGGTGCGTCTGCGTTGATGCAAGGATTATCCGATGGATATTTTGTTATTCCATTTACTGTTGGAGATTACCTAGCTAACTTAGGATCATTTGCTCCTGTAGATAAAAATCATCCAGCGTTCGAACAAACACGTCAAGAAGTAGAAGGAAAAGTAGCGGCCTTATTGGCATTACGTGGTACCAAAACCGTTGATGATATCCACAAAGAATTGGGTAAAATTATGTGGGAATACTGCGGTATGGCTCGTACGGCAGAAGGTCTGACTAAGGCTAAAGCCATGATACAAGAATTACGTAAAGACTTCTGGCAGAACGCTAACGTATTGGGTAAAAACGAAGAGCTCAACTTGTCTTTGGAGAAAGCCGGTCGCGTGGCTGACTTTTTGGAATTAGGAGAGCTGATGGTAGATGATGCACTAGACCGTAACGAATCGTGTGGTGGTCACTTCCGCTTAGAATCGCAAACTGATGAGGGAGAAGCGATGCGTAATGACGAAGAGTACACTTATGTGTCCGCTTGGCAATATACAGCAGATAACCAGCCGGAAGTGCTTCATAAAGAAGATTTGGTCTTCGAGAATGTTAAATTAACCCAAAGAAGTTATAAATAA
- a CDS encoding succinate dehydrogenase cytochrome b subunit, with product MSKSKPVLTSSLGKKLVMSLTGLFLCTFLIVHLIGNFQLFSDDLGYSFNNYAYFMTHFTPIKVTSYLLYASIIIHAVYALILTIRNKAARPIEYNQYDGKANSTWNSRNMGILGTILLVFIVTHMQNFWFQYKFGTTPYVEYRTDITTGDRMTDQFDETPATYTGYRTFVDNGIEVVQSKDLYRQVAVTFQNPVIVFFYVLAMAALSFHLIHGFQSAFQTLGFNHRRYIGVLRAIGVWGFGVLIPIGFALMPLYFFFLK from the coding sequence ATGAGTAAATCAAAGCCGGTGTTAACTTCTTCATTAGGGAAGAAACTCGTGATGAGCTTGACAGGACTATTCCTGTGTACATTTTTGATAGTCCATTTGATCGGTAATTTTCAGCTTTTTAGCGACGACCTTGGCTATTCTTTCAACAACTATGCCTACTTCATGACGCACTTTACGCCGATTAAAGTAACCTCTTATTTGTTGTACGCATCTATTATCATTCACGCGGTGTACGCGTTAATCCTAACCATCAGAAACAAGGCAGCACGTCCTATTGAGTACAATCAATATGATGGAAAAGCAAACAGCACTTGGAACTCCAGAAATATGGGCATCCTGGGTACCATATTATTGGTATTCATTGTTACGCACATGCAAAATTTCTGGTTTCAGTACAAATTCGGCACTACTCCTTATGTAGAATACCGAACAGACATTACTACTGGTGATCGGATGACTGACCAATTTGACGAAACTCCTGCTACCTACACGGGTTACAGAACTTTTGTTGATAACGGAATCGAAGTCGTGCAGTCCAAGGACCTATACAGACAAGTAGCGGTTACATTCCAAAACCCTGTAATTGTATTCTTCTATGTATTGGCGATGGCTGCGCTGTCTTTCCACTTAATCCATGGGTTTCAGTCGGCTTTTCAGACGTTGGGTTTTAATCACCGCCGCTATATCGGGGTGTTGAGAGCTATTGGCGTGTGGGGATTTGGCGTGCTTATTCCAATAGGATTTGCGCTGATGCCTTTATATTTTTTCTTTTTAAAATAA
- a CDS encoding porin family protein has translation MKKRILSLFVALATFATAHAQLLPTFDLGLKAGMNFSSLRSNGNYFDSDSRAGFLAGAWGRVGMLGLHLQPEVYYSSKNTTIMAEGESQNLRFSTIDVPVLLGTKIGLGPIGARIQAGPIFSFIFDKDNVTRFDRDVNFRDNFAAIAGGVGVDISKLSLDLRYEHGLGNLNRGGGDRQRLNLWTLALGFQVF, from the coding sequence ATGAAAAAACGAATACTATCCCTATTTGTTGCTTTGGCAACGTTTGCTACCGCTCATGCACAATTGCTTCCAACTTTTGATTTGGGATTGAAAGCTGGTATGAACTTTAGCAGTTTACGTTCCAATGGAAACTATTTTGATTCAGACAGCAGAGCTGGATTCCTTGCTGGTGCATGGGGTCGTGTAGGCATGCTGGGTCTTCACCTTCAACCGGAGGTTTATTACTCTTCAAAAAACACCACAATTATGGCAGAAGGTGAGTCTCAAAATTTACGCTTCTCTACAATTGACGTGCCTGTATTATTAGGCACAAAGATCGGATTAGGTCCTATTGGCGCTCGCATTCAAGCAGGTCCAATATTTTCTTTTATCTTCGATAAAGACAATGTGACCAGATTTGACCGCGATGTCAATTTCCGCGACAACTTCGCTGCTATTGCAGGTGGTGTTGGAGTAGACATTTCAAAATTGTCATTAGACCTTCGTTACGAACATGGTTTAGGAAATCTAAATCGTGGTGGTGGAGACAGACAACGTTTGAACCTTTGGACGTTAGCTTTAGGTTTTCAGGTATTCTAG
- a CDS encoding tRNA-binding protein: MEEITWSDFEKVALCVGTIVDVQDFPKAKKPAYQLQIDFGTEIGMRKSSAQITVHYRREELIGRQIVAVLNFPRKQIANFFSECLVTGFADANGDIVLTTVDKEVPNGTRLS; this comes from the coding sequence ATGGAAGAAATCACTTGGTCGGATTTTGAGAAGGTTGCCCTCTGTGTCGGTACGATTGTAGATGTGCAAGATTTTCCGAAAGCTAAAAAGCCCGCATATCAATTGCAAATAGATTTTGGAACAGAAATAGGTATGCGTAAATCTAGCGCACAGATTACGGTTCATTATAGGCGGGAGGAATTGATCGGTAGGCAGATCGTTGCCGTGTTGAATTTTCCGCGTAAGCAGATTGCTAATTTCTTTTCTGAATGTCTAGTAACGGGTTTCGCAGATGCGAATGGCGATATCGTTTTGACGACGGTAGATAAAGAGGTTCCAAACGGTACAAGATTGAGTTAG
- a CDS encoding nucleoside deaminase: protein MRYFSIEEETSHSIDELYMQEALRLAKIAYEEDEIPIGAVIVANGQIIAKGYNLTERLHDVTAHAEMQAFTAAANHLGGKYLKGCTLYVTIEPCVMCAGAAYWAQLDRVVYGAKDYKRGYSAFHDRIIHPKTEIVGGVLESACSELIQSFFRNKRR from the coding sequence ATGAGGTATTTTAGTATCGAGGAAGAAACCTCACATTCGATAGACGAATTATATATGCAAGAAGCGCTACGATTGGCAAAAATCGCCTATGAGGAAGATGAGATTCCAATCGGAGCGGTAATTGTCGCCAACGGGCAGATTATTGCAAAAGGATACAACCTTACAGAGCGGTTGCACGACGTGACCGCACATGCCGAGATGCAGGCATTTACTGCAGCGGCTAATCATTTGGGAGGGAAGTATTTAAAAGGTTGTACGCTGTATGTTACTATCGAGCCTTGCGTGATGTGTGCTGGTGCCGCTTACTGGGCGCAGCTGGATCGGGTTGTATACGGCGCAAAAGATTATAAGCGAGGTTACAGTGCTTTTCATGATCGTATCATACATCCTAAGACAGAAATCGTGGGTGGAGTATTAGAGTCAGCATGTAGCGAGCTCATACAATCATTTTTTCGTAATAAAAGACGATGA